In Saccharomyces paradoxus chromosome VIII, complete sequence, the genomic window ATTTTGGAAGAATACGATACCAAATATTTGAGTGGTATTGCCAAGAGATTAAATAAGGAAAACAAGGGCTTGAACCTGACTTCAAGCGACGCAAATACCTTTTTTGCATGGTGTGCATATGAATTGAACGCTAGAGGTTACAGTGACATCTGCAGCATCTTTACCAAAGATGAATTGGTCCGTTTCTCCTACGGCCAAGACTTGGAAACTTATTATCAAACGGGACCAGGTTATGACGTTGTTAGATCCGTCGGTGCCAACTTGTTCAATGCTTCAGTGAAACTACTGAAAGAAAGTGAGGTCCAGGACCAAAAGGTTTGGTTGAGTTTCACCCACGATACCGATATTTTGAACTATTTGACTACTATTGGCATTATCGATGACAAAAATAACCTGACCGCCGAATACGTTCCATTCATGGGCAACACTTTCCACAGATCCTGGTACGTTCCGCAAGGTGCTCGTGTTTACACTGAAAAGTTCCAGTGTTCCAATGACACCTATGTTAGATACGTCATCAACGATGCTGTCGTTCCAATTGAAACCTGTTCCACTGGCCCAGGGTTCTCTTGTGAAATAAACGACTTCTACGACTATGCTGAAAAGAGAGTAGCTGGTACTGATTTCCTAAAGGTCTGTAACGTCAGCAGCGTCAGTAACTCTACTGAATTGACCTTTTTCTGGGACTGGAATACCAAGCAGTACAACGACACTTTATTAAAACAATAAATAGATAATACGATTATGTAATTTTAGAAACTAATTATGAATAccgattttttccttcactTTTGCTGGCGAGAAATACGAAATTGCAATAACGATCACAGTCCAAAGAGTTTAAGCACGAAGGCACACTACGTGATTACTCAATCATTCTTTAGCAAAACAAAGACAGTAAGAGTATACGTGTAAGAAATAAGAAACGCAATCATTTAGTGAAATAAACACAA contains:
- a CDS encoding histidine phosphatase family protein (One of three repressible acid phosphatases~similar to YAR071W), which translates into the protein MFKSAVYSILAASLVNAGTIPLGKLSDIDKIGTQKEIFPFLGGSGPYYSFPGDYGISRELPESCEMKQVQMVGRHGERYPTVSKAKSIMTTWYKLSNYTGEFNGALSFLNDDYEFFIRNTNNLEMETTLANSVDVLNPYTGEMNAKRHARDFLAQYGYMVENQTSFAVFTSNSNRCHDTAQYFIDGLGDQFNISLQTISEAESAGANTLSAHHSCPAWDDDVNDDILEEYDTKYLSGIAKRLNKENKGLNLTSSDANTFFAWCAYELNARGYSDICSIFTKDELVRFSYGQDLETYYQTGPGYDVVRSVGANLFNASVKLLKESEVQDQKVWLSFTHDTDILNYLTTIGIIDDKNNLTAEYVPFMGNTFHRSWYVPQGARVYTEKFQCSNDTYVRYVINDAVVPIETCSTGPGFSCEINDFYDYAEKRVAGTDFLKVCNVSSVSNSTELTFFWDWNTKQYNDTLLKQ